A genomic region of Conger conger chromosome 6, fConCon1.1, whole genome shotgun sequence contains the following coding sequences:
- the pi4k2b gene encoding phosphatidylinositol 4-kinase type 2-beta encodes MMAECDPNENASVTGTIASEEKANFPPNEFPSGIFDRTVAVQTLKVNPGGAVRVSESSESVLTELEAEGSGEEELLLPGPVGNVSPRGGKEKRARRNRLSSSSDKESFASPASGEVNHFPDDPEFAEIVQRAEQAIENGIFPERISQGSSGSYFVKDPKGKIIGVFKPKSEEPYGHLNPKWTKYFHKVCCPCCFGRGCLVPNQGYLSEAAASLVDQKLGLEVVPKTKVVFLVSETFHYNAIDRAKSRGKKYALEKVPKVGRRFHRVGLPPKVGSFQLFVEGYREADFWLRRFEADPLPENMRKQLQFQFERLVVLDYVIRNTDRGNDNWLIKYEKPGSTEVSEKGTEWTANKDPAIKIAAIDNGLAFPFKHPDEWRAYPFHWAWLPQAKVPFSQETRELVLSRLSDMNFVQDLCEDLYEMFKTDKGFDRATFEKQMSVMRGQILNLTQALKDGKSPIQLVQMPRVVVERSSGGSQGRVVQLGNAFTQTFHCKRPFFTSW; translated from the exons ATGATGGCAGAATGCGACCCAAACGAGAACGCGTCGGTGACCGGTACCATAGCCTCAGAAGAGAAAGCCAACTTTCCCCCAAACGAGTTTCCGTCAGGGATTTTTGACAGGACCGTGGCTGTTCAGACGTTGAAAGTGAATCCGGGAGGCGCGGTTAGGGTATCGGAGTCCAGTGAAAGCGTCCTCACTGAACTGGAGGCGGAGGGGTCCGGGGAGGAAGAGCTCTTATTACCTGGTCCAGTCGGCAACGTGTCCCCCAGAGGAGGCAAAGAAAAGCGCGCAAGACGGAACAGACTCAGCTCATCCTCGGATAAAGAGAGCTTTGCGTCCCCAG CCAGCGGTGAGGTAAACCATTTCCCCGACGACCCCGAATTTGCCGAGATCGTCCAGAGGGCCGAGCAGGCCATAGAGAACGGCATTTTCCCCGAGAGGATCTCGCAGGGGTCCAGCGGCAGCTACTTCGTGAAGGATCCCAAAGGG aaaataattGGAGTGTTTAAACCAAAATCTGAAGAGCCTTACGGACACCTGAACCCAAAATGGACCAAATACTTCCACAAGGTTTGCTGTCCCTGTTGTTTCGGGAGGGGCTGCCTCGTCCCCAACCAAGGCTACCTCTCAGAGGCCGCCGCCTCGCTCGTCGACCAAAAACTGGGATTGGAGGTCGTGCCCAAAACCAAG GTGGTGTTTCTTGTCAGTGAAACGTTTCACTACAATGCAATCGATCGTGCAAAGTCCAGGGGAAAGAAGTACGCTCTAGAGAAGGTTCCCAAAGTGGGCCGGAGGTTTCACAGAGTCGGACTGCCTCCTAAG GTGGGCTCCTTTCAGCTCTTCGTGGAGGGCTACCGGGAGGCCGACTTCTGGCTCAGGAGGTTTGAGGCCGACCCCCTTCCGGAGAACATGAGGAAACAGCTGCAGTTCCAGTTCGAGAGGCTGGTGGTACTGGACTACGTCATTAGAAACACCG ACCGGGGAAATGACAACTGGCTGATCAAGTACGAGAAGCCTGGTAGCACCGAAGTCTCTGAAAAG ggcACTGAATGGACGGCGAATAAAGACCCCGCCATTAAAATCGCAGCGATTGACAACGGGCTGGCGTTCCCCTTCAAACACCCAGACGAGTGGAGAGCCT ATCCGTTTCACTGGGCGTGGCTGCCCCAGGCCAAGGTGCCCTTCTCCCAGGAGACGCGGGAgctggtcctgtcccgcctgtcGGACATGAACTTCGTGCAGGACCTCTGTGAAGACCTGTACGAGATGTTCAAG ACGGATAAAGGATTTGACAGAGCTACGTTTGAAAAACAGATGTCCGTAATGAGAGGACAG ATTCTGAACCTCACCCAGGCATTGAAGGACGGTAAGAGCCCAATCCAGCTGGTGCAGATGCCCCGCGTGGTGGTAGAACGCAGCAGCGGGGGCAGCCAAGGCCGCGTGGTGCAGCTGGGCAACGCCTTCACCCAGACATTCCACTGCAAGAGGCCCTTTTTCACCTCCTGGTAG